Proteins from one Elgaria multicarinata webbii isolate HBS135686 ecotype San Diego chromosome 3, rElgMul1.1.pri, whole genome shotgun sequence genomic window:
- the LOC134396805 gene encoding platelet glycoprotein IX-like, which yields MGEGKISIAEGLAMLLLLSTVQATFCPPCSCDPLRESWDWAVNCSSRQLKEMPPLIPNIKILRLQNNHLTTILPGALDNLTKLKEVDFSNNPWHCDCSILYLKMWLEDFDKASLAKVTCTTPAAVQMRPLSQLTGNELEGCRKPLPIKCLDFFWRDFALIFVAIIALILACCILQYSKKLASQAARKLHPSEIPLLRVHDLENQKSK from the coding sequence ATGGGTGAAGGAAAGATTTCCATTGCTGAAGGACTTGCCATGTTACTGCTCTTGAGCACAGTCCAAGCCACTTTCTGTCCTCCCTGTTCCTGTGATCCACTTCGAGAATCATGGGATTGGGCAGTAAACTGCAGTTCTAGGCAACTGAAGGAAATGCCTCCCCTCATTCCTAACATCAAAATCCTTCGACTGCAAAACAACCATTTGACCACCATCCTTCCTGGTGCACTGGACAACTTGACCAAGCTGAAGGAAGTCGATTTTTCCAACAACCCTTGGCACTGTGACTGCTCCATTTTATATCTCAAGATGTGGCTGGAAGACTTCGACAAAGCGTCTCTTGCCAAGGTTACATGCACAACTCCAGCTGCTGTCCAGATGAGACCCCTGAGCCAGCTCACTGGGAATGAACTGGAAGGATGTCGGAAGCCTCTCCCCATcaaatgccttgattttttttggAGGGACTTTGCTCTGATTTTTGTAGCAATCATTGCCTTGATTTTAGCATGCTGCATTCTGCAGTACTCAAAGAAACTGGCCTCCCAAGCTGCCAGAAAGCTGCATCCCTCTGAAATTCCCTTGCTGCGGGTTCATGACCTGGAAAACCAGAAGTCAAAATAA